In Eucalyptus grandis isolate ANBG69807.140 chromosome 4, ASM1654582v1, whole genome shotgun sequence, the following proteins share a genomic window:
- the LOC104440758 gene encoding calcium-binding protein 39 isoform X1, with protein MSFSFFRPSRPKTTQEFVKGVKDSLMALDTKTVVEVKALEKALEEVEKNFSTMRCMISGDGEVEPNVDQISQLALEICKEDVIALIIHNLHILGWEARKDLVYCWAILLKQKVGSTYCCVEYVENHFELLDSLVVSYDNKEIALNCGNMLRECVKFPTLAKYILESASFELFFKFVELPNFDVASDAFTTFKDLLTKHGDMVAEYLNIHYDEFFNLYEKLLTSANYVTKRQSVKLLSDFLLEPPNAQIMKRYILEVRYFKVMMMLLKDSSKNIQMTAFHIFKVFVANPNKPPEIKVILSKNHEKLVSLLHNLSGGKGADDEQFEEEKEIIIKEIERVSHLPNPEH; from the exons ATGTCGTTCTCGTTCTTCAGGCCGTCGAGGCCGAAGACGACGCAGGAGTTCGTGAAGGGGGTCAAGGATAGCCTCATGGCCCTCGACACCAAGACCGTCGTGGAAGTCAAGGCCCTCGAGAAG GCTttggaagaagttgaaaagaatttttcaaCTATGAGATGCATGATTTCTGGAGATGGAGAGGTTGAGCCTAATGTCGATCAAATTTCACAGCTTGCACTTGAAATATGTAAAGAGGATGTTATCGCCCTTATAATTCACAACTTGCATATCCTAGGATGGGAG GCAAGAAAGGATTTGGTCTATTGTTGGGCCATATTGCTAAAACAAAAGGTTGGTTCAACATATTGTTGTGTGGAATATGTTGAGAACCATTTCGAGTTGCTAGACTCTCTTGTTGTAAG CTACGATAACAAGGAAATTGCATTGAACTGTGGAAATATGTTGAGGGAATGCGTCAAGTTTCCTACACTTGCAAA GTACATTCTGGAGTCAGCAAGCTTTGAACTGTTCTTTAAATTTGTAGAGTTGCCTAATTTTGATGTTGCATCTGATGCATTTACTACTTTTAAG GATCTGCTTACGAAGCATGGAGATATGGTTGCTGAGTATCTGAACATCCACTATGACGAG TTCTTTAATCTATATGAGAAACTTTTGACTTCAGCTAATTATGTCACCAAAAGGCAATCTGTGAAG CTTCTTTCGGACTTTCTCTTGGAGCCTCCTAATGCCCAAATAATGAAGCGGTATATTTTAGAAGTTCGTTACTTCAAAGTCATGATGATGCTGTTGAAG GACTCAAGCAAAAACATTCAGATGACTGCTTTCCACATCTTCAAG GTGTTTGTTGCGAATCCTAACAAACCACCCGAAATTAAGGTTATCTTgtcaaaaaatcatgaaaagctGGTTTCATTGCTTCACAATCTCTCAGGTGGTAAAG GTGCTGATGATGAGCAATtcgaagaagagaaggagataaTTATCAAGGAAATTGAAAGAGTATCTCACCTTCCTAATCCGGAACACTAA
- the LOC104440758 gene encoding calcium-binding protein 39 isoform X2, with the protein MRCMISGDGEVEPNVDQISQLALEICKEDVIALIIHNLHILGWEARKDLVYCWAILLKQKVGSTYCCVEYVENHFELLDSLVVSYDNKEIALNCGNMLRECVKFPTLAKYILESASFELFFKFVELPNFDVASDAFTTFKDLLTKHGDMVAEYLNIHYDEFFNLYEKLLTSANYVTKRQSVKLLSDFLLEPPNAQIMKRYILEVRYFKVMMMLLKDSSKNIQMTAFHIFKVFVANPNKPPEIKVILSKNHEKLVSLLHNLSGGKGADDEQFEEEKEIIIKEIERVSHLPNPEH; encoded by the exons ATGAGATGCATGATTTCTGGAGATGGAGAGGTTGAGCCTAATGTCGATCAAATTTCACAGCTTGCACTTGAAATATGTAAAGAGGATGTTATCGCCCTTATAATTCACAACTTGCATATCCTAGGATGGGAG GCAAGAAAGGATTTGGTCTATTGTTGGGCCATATTGCTAAAACAAAAGGTTGGTTCAACATATTGTTGTGTGGAATATGTTGAGAACCATTTCGAGTTGCTAGACTCTCTTGTTGTAAG CTACGATAACAAGGAAATTGCATTGAACTGTGGAAATATGTTGAGGGAATGCGTCAAGTTTCCTACACTTGCAAA GTACATTCTGGAGTCAGCAAGCTTTGAACTGTTCTTTAAATTTGTAGAGTTGCCTAATTTTGATGTTGCATCTGATGCATTTACTACTTTTAAG GATCTGCTTACGAAGCATGGAGATATGGTTGCTGAGTATCTGAACATCCACTATGACGAG TTCTTTAATCTATATGAGAAACTTTTGACTTCAGCTAATTATGTCACCAAAAGGCAATCTGTGAAG CTTCTTTCGGACTTTCTCTTGGAGCCTCCTAATGCCCAAATAATGAAGCGGTATATTTTAGAAGTTCGTTACTTCAAAGTCATGATGATGCTGTTGAAG GACTCAAGCAAAAACATTCAGATGACTGCTTTCCACATCTTCAAG GTGTTTGTTGCGAATCCTAACAAACCACCCGAAATTAAGGTTATCTTgtcaaaaaatcatgaaaagctGGTTTCATTGCTTCACAATCTCTCAGGTGGTAAAG GTGCTGATGATGAGCAATtcgaagaagagaaggagataaTTATCAAGGAAATTGAAAGAGTATCTCACCTTCCTAATCCGGAACACTAA
- the LOC104440759 gene encoding LOW QUALITY PROTEIN: auxin response factor 6 (The sequence of the model RefSeq protein was modified relative to this genomic sequence to represent the inferred CDS: inserted 1 base in 1 codon) yields the protein MRLSSAGFSPQAQEGEKRVLNSELWHACAGPLVSLPAIGSRVVYFPQGHSEQVAASTNQEVDAQIPNYPSLPPQLVCQLHNVTMHADIETDEVYAQMTLQPLSPQEQKEAYLPAELGSPSKQPTNYFCKTLTASDTSTHGGFSVPRRAAEKVFPPLDYSLQPPAQELIARDLHDNEWKFRHIFRGQPKRHLLTTGWSVFVSAKRLVAGDSVLFIWNEKNQLLLGVRRANRPQTVMPSSVLSCDSMHLGLLAAAAHAAATNSRFTIFYNPRASPSEFVISLAKYIKAVYHTRVSVGMRFRMLFETEESSVRRYMGTITGICDLDPVRWPNSHWRSVKVGWDESTAGERQPRVSLWEIEPLTTFPMYPSPFPLRLKRPWPPGLPSYGLRDDDMGIASPSMWLRDGDRGMQSLNFQGMGLTPWLXPRLDASMLGLQPDMYQAMAAAALQEMRAVDHSKLATASLMPVQHVQNITSASASLMPSQMLISTQPQQSLLQGSRESPHHSVSQDQVQSHLLQRQLQHQNSFTNQQQPQQEQLRQQLVNQEQIPSASSPSQFALASQSHTASLQTMPSLCQQLSFSDSTGNPVTSPVVSPLQTLLGSFTQDGSTHHLNLPRTNSSVSPSSWPSKRAAIESLVPSGPSQRVLPQMDQLGPPQNNLSPSSVSLPPFPGRECLDQEVTDVQSHLLFGVNLEPSSLLMQNGISSLRAVGSESDSTSMPFPSNYISNSGADFAPNPSVAPPGGIDDSGFLQSPENLNQVNVPTRTFVKVYKSGSFGRSLDITKFSSYNELRSELARMFSLEGQLEDPVRSGWQLVFVDRENDSLLLGDGPWPEFVNSVWCIKILSPQEVQQMGKQDLELLNSIPVQRHSNGGCDEFTNRQDSRTINSGIPSVGSLDYGTL from the exons ATGAGGCTGTCTTCTGCTGGTTTTTCTCCTCAAGCCCAGGAAG GTGAAAAGAGAGTTTTGAATTCTGAACTTTGGCATGCTTGTGCTGGTCCTCTCGTTTCTCTGCCTGCTATTGGAAGCAGAGTTGTCTACTTCCCTCAGGGCCATAGCGAGCAG GTTGCAGCATCAACCAATCAAGAGGTAGATGCTCAAATTCCTAACTACCCAAGCTTGCCTCCACAACTTGTCTGCCAGCTTCACAACGTGACCATGCAT GCAGATATCGAGACAGATGAAGTATATGCTCAAATGACATTGCAACCACTTAGTCCA CAAGAGCAAAAGGAAGCATACCTTCCAGCAGAACTAGGCTCCCCCAGCAAGCAACCCACAAATTACTTTTGTAAAACATTGACTGCCAGCGATACCAGTACACATGGTGGCTTCTCAGTTCCCCGCCGGGCAGCTGAAAAAGTGTTCCCAcctttg GATTACTCCCTACAGCCTCCAGCCCAGGAATTAATTGCAAGGGATCTTCATGACAATGAATGGAAATTTAGGCATATATTTCGCG GTCAGCCAAAGAGGCATCTTCTTACAACAGGATGGAGTGTGTTTGTTAGTGCAAAAAGGCTTGTTGCTGGTGATTCAGTGCTCTTTATATG GAATGAGAAGAACCAATTACTTCTTGGGGTTAGACGTGCTAATCGACCTCAAACTGTGATGCCATCATCAGTTTTATCATGTGACAGCATGCACTTGGGCCTTCTTGCAGCTGCAGCCCACGCAGCTGCAACAAATAGCCGCTTCACCATATTTTATAACCCAAG GGCTAGCCCATCTGAGTTTGTCATATCCCTGGCCAAATACATCAAAGCAGTTTATCATACACGTGTTTCTGTTGGCATGCGCTTTAGGATGCTTTTCGAAACAGAAGAATCTAGCGTCAGGCG CTACATGGGAACTATTACAGGCATATGTGACTTGGATCCTGTTCGGTGGCCAAATTCACATTGGCGTTCAGTGAAG GTCGGATGGGATGAGTCCACAGCCGGGGAGAGACAGCCAAGAGTGTCACTGTGGGAGATTGAACCACTTACAACTTTCCCAATGTACCCGTCTCCCTTTCCCCTAAGGCTCAAACGCCCCTGGCCACCTGGCCTACCCTCTTATG GCCTTAGGGATGACGATATGGGAATCGCTTCTCCATCAATGTGGCTTCGAGATGGAGACCGAGGAATGCAGTCCCTAAATTTCCAGGGAATGGGGTTGACACCATGGT CACCGAGGCTGGATGCGTCCATGCTTGGATTGCAACCAGACATGTACCAAGCTATGGCTGCTGCAGCTCTACAGGAAATGAGAGCTGTGGATCACTCCAAGCTGGCTACCGCATCCCTTATGCCTGTGCAGCATGTGCAGAACATAACAAGCGCTTCTGCTTCTCTGATGCCATCCCAAATGTTGATCTCAACTCAGCCTCAACAGTCTCTTCTCCAAGGGAGTCGAGAGAGCCCACATCATTCAGTTTCTCAAGATCAAGTGCAGTCTCACCTTCTTCAGCGACAGTTGCAGCATCAGAACTCATTTACTAATCAACAGCAGCCACAGCAAGAGCAGCTGCGGCAGCAGCTGGTCAACCAGGAGCAGATTCCAAGTGCTTCTTCCCCATCTCAGTTTGCTTTGGCGTCTCAGTCTCACACTGCATCATTGCAAACCATGCCTTCCCTTTGCCAGCAACTGAGCTTTTCTGATTCAACTGGCAATCCTGTCACTAGCCCCGTCGTCTCTCCCCTGCAGACACTCTTGGGCTCTTTTACTCAAGATGGGTCAACCCATCACCTCAACTTGCCCAGGACCAATTCCTCAGTGTCCCCTTCTTCGTGGCCGTCAAAGCGAGCTGCAATCGAATCTCTCGTTCCTTCAGGGCCTTCCCAACGTGTTTTGCCTCAGATGGATCAGCTGGGTCCGCCCCAGAATAATCTTTCTCCAAGTTCTGTCTCATTGCCACCATTTCCTGGCAGGGAATGTTTGGACCAAGAAGTCACTGATGTGCAAAGCCATCTTTTATTTGGAGTTAATTTAGAACCCTCTTCTCTTCTGATGCAAAATGGGATCTCGAGCCTAAGGGCCGTTGGTAGCGAAAGTGACTCAACATCCATGCCCTTCCCTTCTAACTATATCAGCAACAGTGGTGCAGACTTTGCACCTAATCCATCAGTGGCCCCTCCCGGTGGCATTGATGATTCGGGTTTTCTGCAGTCACCAGAAAATCTGAATCAAGTAAACGTACCAACCAGAACCTTTGTTAAG GTTTACAAGTCAGGGTCCTTCGGCAGGTCACTAGACATCACAAAATTCAGCAGCTACAACGAGCTGCGGAGTGAGCTTGCTCGCATGTTTAGCCTTGAAGGCCAGTTGGAGGACCCTGTGAGATCAGGCTGGCAGCTTGTATTCGTAGATAGGGAGAATGATAGTCTTCTCCTTGGTGATGGCCCTTGGCC GGAGTTTGTGAACAGTGTGTGGTGCATCAAGATACTCTCACCTCAAGAAGTCCAGCAAATGGGCAAACAAGATCTGGAGCTTCTGAATTCCATCCCTGTTCAAAGGCACTCGAACGGCGGTTGCGATGAATTCACAAACCGACAGGATTCTAGAACCATTAACTCCGGAATACCATCTGTGGGGTCTCTTGATTATGGAACTCTATGA